The Manihot esculenta cultivar AM560-2 chromosome 1, M.esculenta_v8, whole genome shotgun sequence genome has a window encoding:
- the LOC110624712 gene encoding DNA mismatch repair protein MSH2: protein MGEDNNLEENKLPELKLDAKQAQGFLSFFKTLPHDTRAVRIFDRRDYFTSHGENATFIAMTYYHTTTALRQLGSGPDGLSSVSISKTMFETIARDILLDRRDHTLEVYEGSGSNWRLVKSGSPGNLGSFEDVLFANNEMQDSPVVVAIIPNFRENGCTIGLSYVDLTKRTLGLAEFVDDSHFTNVESALVALGCKECLLPAESGKTSEYRTLHDALTRCGVMLTVRKKNEFKTRDLVQDLSRLVKGSIEPVRDLVSGFEFASGALGALLSYAELLADESNYGNYTIRRYNLDSYMRLDSAAVRALNVLESKTDANKNFSLFGLMNRTCTAGMGKRLLHMWLKQPLLDVNEINSRLDLVQTFVEDTALRQDLRQHLKRISDIERLMHNLEKKRAGLQHIVKLYQSSIRLPYIRSALERYDGQFSSLIKERYLDPLESLTDDDHLNKFVALVEASVDLDQLENGEYMISPNYDPALSALKDEQESLERQIHDLHKQTAHDLDLPQDKGLKLDKGTQFGHVFRITKKEEPKIRKKLTTQFIVLETRKDGVKFTNTKLKKLGDQYQKIVEEYKNCQKELVNRVVETAATFCEVFESLAGILSELDVLLSFADLASSCPTPYTRPDITSSDAGDIILEGSRHPCVEAQDWVNFIPNDCKLVRGKSWFQIITGPNMGGKSTFIRQVGVNILMAQVGSFVPCDKATISVRDCIFARVGAGDCQLLGVSTFMQEMLETASILKGATDKSLIIIDELGRGTSTYDGFGLAWAICEHLVQVIKAPTLFATHFHELTALADEKANSHANDIVGVANYHVSAHIDSSNCKLTMLYKVEPGACDQSFGIHVAEFANFPKSVVALAREKAAELEDFSPNPIFSNDTAEEVGSKRKRSSDLDDMSRGAAHAHRFLKAFSDLPLETMDLKEALHQVGKLKDDLEKDAANCHWLKQFF, encoded by the exons ATGGGTGAAGATAACAATCTCGAAGAGAACAAGCTGCCTGAGCTCAAGCTCG ATGCTAAGCAGGCTCAGggttttctctctttcttcaagacCCTACCCCAT GACACCAGGGCTGTTCGAATATTTGATAGGCGG GATTACTTCACTTCACATGGCGAAAATGCAACCTTCATAGCAATGACCTATTACCATACTACTACTGCTTTGCGACAATTGGGTAGTGGACCTGATGGCCTTTCCAGTGTGAGTATCAGTAAGACCATGTTTGAAACAATTGCCAGAGATATTCTGTTGGATAGAAGAGACCACACTCTTGAGGTCTACGAGGGTAGTGGGTCCAACTGGAGACTGGTGAAAAGTGGGAGTCCAGGAAATCTAGGCAGTTTTGAAGATGTTTTGTTTGCCAACAATGAAATGCAGGATTCCCCTGTGGTTGTTGCAATTATTCCAAATTTCCGAGAAAATGGGTGCACTATTGGTTTAAGTTATGTTGATTTAACAAAAAGAACTCTTGGGTTGGCCGAATTTGTGGATGATAGTCACTTTACAAATGTGGAGTCAGCTTTGGTTGCTCTTGGTTGTAAGGAATGCCTTTTGCCCGCAGAAAGTGGTAAAACCAGTGAGTATAGAACATTGCATGATGCTCTGACTAGATGTGGTGTGATGTTGACTGTGAGAAAGAAAAATGAGTTCAAAACAAGAGATTTGGTGCAGGATCTCAGTAGGCTTGTCAAAGGTTCCATTGAACCAGTTCGAGATTTAGTTTCTGGATTTGAATTTGCATCTGGTGCTCTAGGGGCATTACTTTCATATGCAGAATTACTTGCAGATGAGAGCAATTATGGAAATTATACAATCAGAAGGTACAATCTTGACAGCTACATGAGGCTGGATTCTGCTGCTGTGAGGGCTCTTAATGTCCTTGAGAGCAAAACTGATGCAaacaaaaattttagtttatttggtCTTATGAATAGAACATGTACAGCTGGGATGGGAAAGAGATTACTGCATATGTGGCTAAAACAGCCCTTACTTGATGTAAATGAAATAAACTCTAGACTAGACTTGGTACAGACTTTTGTGGAGGATACTGCACTTCGCCAAGACCTAAGGCAACATCTAAAAAGGATCTCGGATATTGAGCGACTGATGCACAATCTTGAGAAGAAAAGAGCTGGTTTGCAGCATATTGTAAAGCTTTATCAG TCGAGTATAAGACTTCCATACATTAGAAGTGCTCTCGAAAGGTATGATGGACAATTTTCATCCTTAATCAAGGAAAGATATTTGGATCCCCTTGAGTCATTGACTGATGATGATCACTTGAATAAGTTCGTTGCTCTCGTTGAAGCTTCTGTTGACCTGGATCAACTTGAGAATGGGGAGTATATGATTTCACCAAATTATGACCCTGCTCTATCTGCACTGAAAGATGAGCAAGAGTCATTGGAGCGCCAAATACACGATTTGCATAAACAAACTGCGCATGATCTTGATCTTCCTCAAGATAAAGGATTAAAGTTAGATAAAGGAACACAATTTGGACATGTCTTCAGAATTACTAAGAAAGAAGAAccaaaaataaggaaaaagctGACCACCCAATTTATTGTCCTTGAAACCCGAAAAGATGGGGTGAAATTCACAAACACAAAACTTAAGAAGTTAGGGGATCAGTACCAAAAGATAGTAGAAGAATACAAGAATTGCCAGAAAGAGCTGGTCAATCGAGTTGTTGAAACTGCAGCAACTTTTTGTGAG GTGTTTGAGTCTTTAGCTGGCATACTTTCTGAATTGGATGTCTTACTCAGTTTTGCTGATTTGGCTTCTAGTTGTCCAACTCCCTACACAAGACCTGACATCACATCATCA GATGCGGGAGATATAATATTAGAAGGGAGTAGACATCCTTGTGTGGAAGCTCAAGACTGGGTTAATTTTATACCAAACGATTGCAAACTT GTCAGGGGAAAGAGTTGGTTCCAAATAATCACAGGGCCTAATATGGGTGGAAAATCCACATTTATTCGGCAA GTTGGTGTGAATATTCTTATGGCGCAAGTTGGttcatttgttccttgtgacaAGGCTACCATTTCAGTTCGCGATTGCATTTTTGCTCGTGTAGGTGCTGGTGACTGCCAA CTACTTGGAGTTTCTACCTTTATGCAAGAAATGCTTGAAACTGCTTCAATACTGAAAGGAGCTACAGATAAGTCATTGATAATCATTGATGAGTTGGGCCGTGGGACATCAACTTATGACGGATTTG GTTTAGCTTGGGCCATATGTGAACACCTTGTTCAAGTAATTAAAGCACCTACATTATTTGCAACCCACTTTCATGAACTGACTGCATTAGCTGATGAAAAGGCCAACTCTCATGCAAATGATATCGTTGGTGTGGCAAATTATCATGTTAGTGCACACATTGACTCGTCAAATTGCAAGCTGACAATGCTTTACAAG GTTGAACCAGGGGCTTGCGATCAAAGTTTTGGTATTCATGTTGCAGAATTTGCAAATTTTCCTAAAAGTGTTGTTGCACTTGCTCGAGAAAAGGCAGCTGAGTTGGAAGATTTCTCACCTAATCCTATCTTTTCAAATGATACTGCAGAAGAG GTGGGTTCCAAACGAAAAAGATCCAGTGACCTTGATGATATGTCTAGAGGTGCAGCTCATGCTCACCGGTTTCTGAAAGCATTTTCTGATTTGCCATTAGAGACTATGGATTTGAAGGAGGCTTTGCACCAAGTGGGCAAGCTGAAGGATGACTTGGAGAAGGATGCAGCAAATTGCCACTGGCTCAAGCAATTTTTCTAG
- the LOC110623087 gene encoding transcription factor TCP12, which translates to MFPSSNNGNDPICYSDQQQVYNRPFFNDITSNSKHEELPFSCFHFPSPFLPYDQLDFQDHDVDLLHQNHDLFLHHPPLIRALASTSCTVASSAETFLDMVRSNQNDANKKSCSASSDQIPRKRSCKRDRHSKIYTAQGPRDRRMRLSLKVAREFFDLQDKLCFDKASKTVEWLLMQAKPAIKKLSSGLPQFNYSCSVHAKSASSTSECEVVSRNDDEAAAIKATSKVSNAKNSSSSCVTNKGKKAKPSRKIAFDPVARESRDKARARARERTREKLQNRRIDESKLSEEAKDLEFNQLNCWSPFEIGEESGKQSHPMNPNSLEIPTQEQDRLLVTSENMIDDSMVIMEKWSACCSSINNHLYNAAMPQEHQITDLQSFFKSLEAPYI; encoded by the exons ATGTTTCCTTCAAGCAACAATGGCAATGACCCCATCTGCTACAGTGACCAACAGCAAGTTTACAATAGGCCTTTTTTCAATGACATCACTTCAAATTCTAAACATGAAGAGCTTCCATTTTCTTGCTTCCACTTTccatctccttttcttccttatGATCAACTGGACTTTCAAGATCATGATGTTGATCTTCTCCATCAAAACCATGATCTTTTTCTTCACCATCCACCCTTAATCAGAGCTCTTGCTTCCACCAGTTGTACTGTAGCATCATCAGCTGAGACATTTCTTGACATGGTGCGTTCCAACCAAAATGATGCTAATAAGAAATCTTGTAGTGCTTCTTCTGATCAGATCCCAAGAAAGAGATCTTGCAAGAGAGATCGCCATAGCAAGATTTACACAGCTCAAGGACCTAGAGACCGTAGAATGAGATTGTCTCTTAAAGTTGCTAGAGAATTCTTTGATCTGCAGGACAAGCTTTGTTTTGATAAAGCTAGCAAAACTGTTGAGTGGCTGCTCATGCAAGCAAAACCAGCAATCAAGAAACTATCAAGTGGTCTCCCACAGTTCAACTACAGCTGCAGTGTTCATGCGAAGAGTGCATCTTCTACTTCAGAATGTGAAGTTGTATCTCGAAACGATGATGAGGCAGCCGCCATTAAAGCCACCAGCAAGGTCTCTAATGCTAAAAACtcatcatcttcatgcgttACCAACAAGGGGAAAAAAGCAAAACCATCACGTAAAATTGCATTCGACCCAGTAGCAAGAGAATCAAGGGACAAAGCAAGAGCAAGAGCAAGAGAAAGAACAAGAGAAAAGCTTCAGAATAGAAGAATTGACGAATCAAAGCTAAGTGAAGAAGCCAAAGATCTTGAATTTAACCAATTAAATTGCTGGAGTCCATTTGAAATAGGTGAAGAATCTGGCAAACAAAGTCACCCCATGAATCCTAATTCCTTGGAGATTCCGACACAAGAGCAAGACAGATTATTAGTAACCTCGGAGAACATGATTGATGATTCAATGGTGATCATGGAAAAGTGGAGCGCATGTTGTTCTTCCATTAACAACCACCTGTACAACGCTGCCATGCCCCAAGAG CATCAAATCACAGACTTGCAATCTTTCTTCAAGTCATTGGAGGCGCCATATATATAA